A genomic stretch from Candidatus Rokuibacteriota bacterium includes:
- a CDS encoding class I fructose-bisphosphate aldolase, with the protein MEARVREILSWYSSDCPGTRTNLARLLNHGRLAGTGRLVILPVDQGFEHGPARSFAVNPPAYDPLYHFRLAIDAGCNAYAAPLGFLEAGAAEVAGEIPLILKMNNHDVLHDEKDPLSAVTASVRDALRLGCVGVGFTIYPGSTQAQVMYQQCREMIQEAKAHGLVAVVWSYPRGSDLSKAGETAVDVVAYAAQIAAQLGAHLIKVKPPAEHIEQAEARKAYEKSGVPIGTLAERVRHVVQSAFAGRRIVIFSGGATKENDEAIYEECRAIRDGGGFGSIIGRNSFQRPRDRALAFLATVMKIYSGELK; encoded by the coding sequence ATGGAAGCGCGCGTTCGAGAGATCCTGAGCTGGTATTCGAGCGACTGCCCCGGAACCCGAACCAACCTCGCCCGGCTGCTGAATCACGGCCGGCTGGCTGGAACCGGCCGGCTGGTCATCCTCCCCGTGGACCAGGGCTTCGAGCATGGCCCGGCCCGGAGCTTCGCCGTCAACCCGCCCGCCTACGACCCGCTCTACCACTTTCGCCTCGCCATCGACGCCGGCTGCAACGCCTACGCGGCGCCGCTGGGCTTTCTCGAGGCGGGCGCGGCGGAGGTCGCTGGCGAGATCCCCCTCATCCTCAAGATGAACAATCACGACGTGCTCCATGACGAGAAGGACCCGCTCTCTGCGGTGACGGCCTCGGTGAGGGATGCCCTCCGCCTCGGCTGCGTGGGCGTGGGCTTCACCATCTACCCCGGGTCCACCCAGGCGCAGGTCATGTACCAGCAGTGCCGCGAGATGATCCAGGAGGCCAAGGCGCACGGGCTCGTCGCCGTCGTCTGGTCCTACCCGCGCGGCTCGGATCTCAGCAAGGCGGGTGAGACGGCCGTGGACGTGGTCGCCTACGCGGCCCAGATCGCCGCCCAGCTCGGCGCGCACCTCATCAAGGTGAAGCCGCCGGCGGAGCACATCGAGCAGGCCGAGGCCCGGAAGGCCTACGAGAAGAGCGGCGTGCCGATCGGCACGCTGGCTGAGCGGGTGCGGCACGTGGTGCAGTCGGCCTTCGCCGGCCGGCGCATCGTGATCTTCTCCGGCGGCGCCACCAAGGAGAACGACGAGGCGATCTACGAGGAATGCCGCGCCATCCGCGACGGCGGCGGCTTCGGCTCCATCATCGGACGCAACTCCTTCCAGCGGCCCAGGGACAGGGCGCTGGCTTTTCTCGCGACGGTGATGAAGATCTACTCCGGCGAGCTGAAGTAA
- a CDS encoding amidohydrolase has protein sequence MGLIDVHNHILSQAWVDLLTAHGGHRYHIARDSEGRRVIMRQAARFMSLTEAMFEPERRLRAMDEVGVQMQLLSYTCPNCYWADGEVAEQVARVMNDHIAEVCGRWPGRFRGLGSIPLQDVDLALKELGRCVDQLGMVGLIILANVNDVLLDDARFEPVWAELNRRRLPVLLHPTVPPGFDAMRMDSYGLIASLGFMVDTTLAVTRMVLAGVFERHPDWPLIVGHAGATLPFIAGRLDQCHRFIPDTRQFTSKPPSHYLKRLYYDTVTYDAEALRLAYALAGPERLLYGSDYPHNIGDMPGCAQRVTALPIPEAEKELIRSGNAKRLFRL, from the coding sequence ATGGGACTGATCGACGTCCACAATCACATCCTCTCCCAGGCCTGGGTGGATCTGCTCACCGCCCATGGCGGCCATCGCTACCACATCGCCAGGGATTCTGAGGGGCGCCGCGTCATCATGCGTCAGGCCGCCCGCTTCATGAGCCTGACGGAGGCGATGTTCGAGCCGGAGCGGCGGCTCCGGGCCATGGACGAGGTGGGCGTGCAGATGCAGCTGCTCTCCTACACCTGCCCGAACTGCTACTGGGCCGACGGCGAGGTGGCGGAACAGGTGGCGCGGGTGATGAACGATCACATCGCCGAGGTCTGCGGCCGGTGGCCTGGGCGCTTCCGCGGGCTCGGGAGCATCCCGCTCCAGGACGTGGATCTCGCGCTCAAGGAGCTCGGGCGCTGCGTGGATCAGCTCGGGATGGTCGGGCTCATCATCCTGGCCAATGTCAACGACGTGCTGCTGGACGACGCCCGCTTCGAGCCGGTGTGGGCCGAGCTCAACCGGCGGCGGCTGCCCGTGCTGCTGCACCCGACGGTGCCCCCGGGCTTCGACGCCATGCGGATGGACAGCTACGGACTCATCGCCTCCCTCGGCTTCATGGTGGACACCACGCTGGCGGTGACGCGGATGGTCCTGGCCGGGGTCTTCGAGCGCCATCCCGACTGGCCGCTCATCGTGGGCCATGCCGGCGCCACCCTGCCGTTCATCGCCGGCCGGCTGGACCAGTGCCACCGCTTCATCCCCGACACCCGCCAGTTCACCTCGAAGCCGCCGTCCCACTACCTCAAGCGCCTCTACTACGACACCGTGACCTACGACGCGGAGGCGCTCCGTCTGGCCTACGCGCTGGCGGGGCCGGAGCGGCTGCTCTATGGCAGCGACTATCCCCATAACATCGGCGACATGCCTGGCTGCGCCCAGCGCGTGACAGCGCTGCCGATCCCCGAGGCCGAGAAGGAGCTGATCCGCTCCGGCAACGCGAAGCGCCTCTTCCGGCTCTGA